In the genome of Myxococcus stipitatus, one region contains:
- a CDS encoding efflux RND transporter periplasmic adaptor subunit: protein MKWWKGAIAGALFLGAAAITVGGLKERPPPSQEVQISKARKGSITRTITGAGKVQAATTVKISSSLSGDLVELLVKDGDPVKKGQVLGRIDKRIYEASLKQAVASQNAARADAQVAEVEVNRTTQELARVEGLATKGLASASEVDIAKASKNSAEARLASSRQLLARTVAVVEQQQTDLSKTTLLSPIDGNVIELSREVGERVRGSELAEDVVMTIAALSAMEVKFEVGEHEVVHLKPGQPADVTLDALEGQTFQGSVVEIAQKALIKNAGTEAEVTSFPVTVALDMRPPGVLPGMSAEARISAETRNDVVLVPIQAVTVRAERTLPDYKEPVEGATLKAKRTETLAKVVFVVDAENKAQVRRVQTGIASDTELEILSGLSDGDRVVEGPYRTLSKELNNGDNVQEPQQGEGPGASKGGRKS, encoded by the coding sequence ATGAAGTGGTGGAAGGGTGCGATCGCGGGTGCGTTGTTCCTCGGTGCTGCGGCCATCACGGTCGGGGGGCTGAAGGAGCGTCCTCCTCCGTCGCAGGAGGTGCAGATCTCCAAGGCACGCAAGGGCTCCATCACCCGCACCATCACCGGTGCGGGCAAGGTGCAGGCGGCGACGACGGTGAAGATCTCCTCCAGCCTCTCCGGAGACCTGGTGGAGCTGCTCGTCAAGGACGGCGACCCGGTGAAGAAGGGCCAGGTGCTGGGGCGCATCGACAAGCGCATCTACGAGGCCTCGCTGAAGCAGGCGGTGGCGTCGCAGAACGCGGCGCGCGCCGACGCCCAGGTGGCGGAAGTCGAGGTCAACCGCACCACGCAGGAGCTGGCGCGGGTGGAGGGGCTGGCGACGAAGGGGCTCGCGTCCGCGTCCGAGGTGGACATCGCGAAGGCCTCCAAGAACTCGGCGGAGGCGCGGCTGGCCTCCTCGCGTCAGTTGCTGGCGCGCACCGTGGCCGTCGTGGAGCAGCAGCAGACGGACCTGTCCAAGACGACGCTCCTGTCGCCCATCGACGGCAACGTCATCGAGCTGTCGCGCGAGGTCGGTGAGCGCGTGCGTGGCTCGGAGCTCGCCGAGGACGTGGTGATGACCATCGCCGCGCTCTCCGCGATGGAGGTGAAGTTCGAGGTGGGTGAGCACGAGGTGGTCCACCTCAAGCCGGGCCAGCCCGCGGACGTGACGCTGGACGCGCTCGAGGGCCAGACGTTCCAGGGCTCCGTGGTGGAGATTGCCCAGAAGGCGCTCATCAAGAACGCGGGGACGGAGGCCGAGGTGACCAGCTTCCCCGTCACCGTGGCGCTGGACATGCGTCCGCCGGGCGTGCTGCCGGGCATGAGCGCGGAGGCTCGCATCTCCGCGGAGACGCGCAACGACGTGGTCCTGGTTCCCATCCAGGCCGTGACGGTCCGCGCGGAGCGCACGCTGCCGGACTACAAGGAGCCGGTGGAGGGCGCCACGCTCAAGGCCAAGCGCACGGAGACGCTCGCCAAGGTGGTCTTCGTGGTGGACGCCGAGAACAAGGCGCAGGTGCGGCGGGTCCAGACGGGCATCGCCTCCGACACGGAGCTGGAGATCCTCTCCGGCCTGTCCGATGGGGACCGCGTGGTGGAGGGGCCGTACCGCACGCTGTCGAAGGAACTCAACAACGGAGACAACGTGCAGGAGCCCCAGCAGGGTGAGGGCCCGGGCGCGTCGAAGGGCGGGCGGAAGTCGTGA
- a CDS encoding ABC transporter ATP-binding protein — protein MSDGSGAGAGRLIQVDNITRVFHVGGEEVRALRGVSFGISRGEWVAIIGQSGSGKSTMMNVLGCLDTPTSGRYMLNGKDVSRMSDDELAVIRNVEIGFIFQTFQLLPKETALANVELPLVYRGIPAKERRAKAKAALDKVQLTHRMHHRPNELSGGQRQRVAIARALVSEPSMLLADEPTGNLDSATGEEIVRLFEQLHQAGHTLVLVTHEPKLAARCPRAIRLSDGEIVADGPGREVALGNAAALAAGGA, from the coding sequence GTGAGTGACGGCAGCGGCGCCGGCGCGGGCCGGCTCATCCAGGTGGACAACATCACCCGCGTGTTCCATGTCGGTGGCGAGGAAGTGCGGGCGCTGCGCGGTGTGAGCTTCGGCATCAGCCGGGGAGAGTGGGTGGCCATCATCGGCCAGTCCGGCTCTGGCAAGAGCACGATGATGAACGTGCTGGGCTGCCTGGATACGCCCACCAGCGGCCGCTACATGCTCAACGGCAAGGACGTGTCGCGCATGAGCGACGACGAGCTGGCCGTCATCCGCAACGTGGAGATCGGCTTCATCTTCCAGACGTTCCAGCTCCTGCCCAAGGAGACGGCGCTGGCCAACGTGGAGCTGCCCCTGGTGTACCGGGGCATCCCGGCGAAGGAGCGGCGGGCGAAGGCGAAGGCGGCGCTGGACAAGGTGCAGCTCACGCACCGCATGCACCACCGGCCCAACGAGCTGTCCGGCGGTCAGCGTCAGCGCGTGGCCATTGCCCGCGCGCTGGTGTCGGAGCCGTCCATGCTCCTGGCGGACGAGCCCACGGGCAACCTGGACTCGGCGACGGGCGAGGAGATCGTCCGGCTCTTCGAGCAGCTCCACCAGGCGGGCCACACGCTGGTGCTCGTCACGCACGAGCCCAAGCTGGCGGCGCGCTGCCCGCGGGCCATCCGGTTGAGCGACGGAGAGATTGTCGCCGACGGGCCGGGGCGCGAGGTGGCGCTGGGCAACGCCGCGGCGTTGGCGGCGGGGGGCGCATGA